From a region of the Cardiocondyla obscurior isolate alpha-2009 linkage group LG28, Cobs3.1, whole genome shotgun sequence genome:
- the Mttfb2 gene encoding dimethyladenosine transferase 2, mitochondrial gives MLHKRFLPAITLWLSKKNRHILNAYCSTLINDNSPANDEQISINTAKTKLMEKIELSPVKKKKKEKQINYIEKSIMHDKEILDIINYIEKVNPDVINVVKSIKLTFKKGDTNILHLIDKDTAVKYASLIESDLSKNMCYVAELNPGFCILTRELLKIGVPLINLYEGNTKIRKILEEICTKYPGRLNLTSSKYSNLFGLTRAFYDDKITDEKYQNSFKAIENKNWEDKTYMQVIGASDSVNLFTFIIYSLLYRKGFMFFGRPVFYIAVLPSLWHRYNICTISTNYRFYTYTKVMFKLMFNYELLGILNRKAFIPWPKKKRIMVKKSNLWMKEDCEELYVIKLEPKADLYSELSQEDWITFSYFVKNHMGKRSSRVIPSLEKWIPDCGIRLIAKDYTIYTQFGDLTPIQFLELYKEFKSWPEYKESHFIESMNDSLGAYGEAKFLTE, from the exons atgttacataaaagatttttaccTGCAATAACCCTCTGGTTGTCAAAAAAGAATAGACACATTTTAAATGCATATTGCTcgacattaattaatgacaATTCACCTGCAAACGACGAacaaatttctattaatactgcaaaaacaaaattgatggaaaaaatagaattgtcaccagtaaaaaagaaaaaaaaggaaaagcaaataaattacatcGAAAAGTCTATAATGCacgataaagaaatattagacattattaattatatagagAAAGTTAATCCAGATGTAATCAATGTTGTcaaatcaataaaattgaCGTTTAAAAAAGGTGATACAAATATACTGCATCTAATTGACAAAGATACGGCTGTAAAATATGCCTCTTTGATAGAAAGTGATCTCTCAAAAAATATGTGTTATGTTGCCGAATTGAATCCTGGTTTTTGCATATTAACGAGAGAGCTGTTGAAAATTGGTGtaccgttaattaatttgtacgaAGGAAATACCAAAATACGCAAAATACTGGAAGAGATCTGTACAAAATATCCCGGAAGACTAAATCTAACTTCTTCTAAATATTCGAATCTCTTTGGATTAACGAGAGCATTTTACGATGACAAAATTACCGacgaaaaatatcaaaatagttttaaagcgatagaaaacaaaaattgggAAGACAAAACTTATATGCAAGTTATAGGCGCGTCGGATAGCgtgaatttatttacatttattatatatagttTACTTTATCGAAAGGGTTTCATGTTTTTCGGAAGACCCGTTTTCTACATTGCTGTACTCCCATCTTTGTGGCAT AGGTACAATATCTGCACTATCAGCACAAATTACAGATTTTATACTTATACAAAGGTAATGttcaaattaatgtttaactaCGAACTTCTTGGAATACTGAATAGAAAGGCTTTTATACCCTGGCcgaaaaagaaacgtataatGGTGAAAAAATCTAACTTATGGATGAAAGAGGATTGCGAGGAACTTTATGTGATAAAACTTGAACCAAAAGCTGATCTTTATTCAGAACTTTCGCAAGAAGATTGGAtaacgttttcttattttgtaaaaaatcaTATGGGAAAACGCTCTAGCAGAGTGATACCCTCATTAGA AAAGTGGATTCCAGATTGTGGCATCAGACTAATAGCCAAAGACTATACGATATATACACAATTCGGGGACTTGACGCCAATACAATTTTTAGAACTCTATAAGGAATTTAAATCCTGGCCGGAATATAAAGAGAGTCATTTTATAGAATCTATGAATGACTCTTTAGGCGCATATGGTgaagcaaaatttttaaccgaataa